From the Caballeronia sp. NK8 genome, one window contains:
- a CDS encoding ribose-phosphate pyrophosphokinase: MSSDGLMVFTGNANPALAQEVVKILGIPLGKAMVSRFSDGEIMVEIQENVRGKDVFVLQSTCAPTNDNLMELMIMVDALKRASAGRITAAIPYFGYARQDRRPRSARVAISAKVVANMLEIAGVDRVITMDLHADQIQGFFDIPVDNIYATPVLLGDLRKQNHDHLLVVSPDVGGVVRARALAKQLNTDLAIIDKRRPKANVAEVMNIIGEVEGRTCVIMDDMVDTAGTLCKAAQVLKDRGAKQVFAYATHPVLSGGAGERIAASQLDELVVTDTIPLSAESLACSKIRLLSSAGLLAETFSRIRRGDSVMSLFAEG; the protein is encoded by the coding sequence ATGAGCAGTGACGGCCTGATGGTTTTTACTGGCAACGCAAATCCCGCGCTTGCACAGGAAGTCGTCAAAATCCTTGGAATTCCTCTCGGCAAAGCAATGGTCAGCCGCTTCTCAGACGGCGAGATCATGGTCGAGATTCAGGAAAACGTTCGGGGTAAAGACGTATTCGTTCTGCAGTCCACCTGCGCTCCGACGAACGACAATCTGATGGAACTGATGATCATGGTCGATGCGCTCAAGCGCGCATCCGCAGGCCGGATCACCGCAGCCATCCCCTACTTCGGCTATGCGCGCCAAGACCGCCGTCCGCGTTCCGCGCGAGTGGCCATCTCGGCGAAGGTCGTCGCGAACATGCTGGAAATTGCCGGCGTCGATCGCGTGATCACCATGGACCTGCACGCCGACCAGATTCAAGGCTTCTTCGACATCCCCGTCGACAACATCTACGCTACCCCCGTTCTGCTCGGCGATCTGCGCAAGCAGAACCATGACCATCTGCTGGTCGTGTCGCCGGACGTCGGCGGCGTGGTGCGCGCGCGTGCGCTCGCCAAGCAGTTGAACACCGACCTCGCGATCATCGACAAGCGCCGTCCGAAGGCGAATGTCGCCGAGGTGATGAACATCATCGGTGAAGTGGAAGGACGCACCTGCGTGATCATGGACGACATGGTCGATACCGCCGGCACGCTGTGCAAGGCCGCGCAAGTGCTGAAGGACCGCGGCGCGAAGCAGGTCTTCGCGTATGCCACGCACCCGGTGCTCTCGGGTGGCGCGGGAGAGCGCATCGCGGCGTCGCAGCTGGACGAGCTCGTCGTCACGGACACGATTCCGCTGTCGGCCGAATCGCTCGCATGCTCGAAGATCCGTCTTCTGTCGAGCGCGGGTCTGCTCGCGGAGACGTTCTCGCGAATCCGGCGCGGCGACTCGGTGATGTCGCTGTTCGCCGAAGGTTAA
- the ispE gene encoding 4-(cytidine 5'-diphospho)-2-C-methyl-D-erythritol kinase, translating into MFSSTDSLRDCLAPAKLNLFLHITGRRPDGYHSLQTVFQLLDWGDRLHFTRRDDGIVTRKTDVPGVPEADDLIVRAARLLRQHTGTSFGVEIEIDKRLPMGAGLGGGSSDAATTLLALNRLWGVDLSREILQNLGLQLGADVPFFVFGQNAFAEGVGEALQAVDLPKRFFLVVTPNVHVPTAAIFSEKALTRDTKVAKMMDFLAAQRSDTNWPDSFGRNDMQAVVAEKYAEVAQVLEWFVNLAPARMTGSGASVFAAFASRAEAEMAQAKLPASWKSVVTASLDSHPLFAFAS; encoded by the coding sequence ATGTTCTCATCGACCGATTCGCTCCGTGACTGCCTCGCGCCCGCGAAGCTGAACCTTTTCCTGCACATCACGGGCCGCCGCCCGGATGGGTATCACTCGCTGCAGACCGTCTTCCAGTTGCTCGACTGGGGCGACCGGCTGCACTTCACGCGCCGCGACGACGGCATCGTCACGCGCAAGACGGACGTGCCGGGCGTGCCCGAAGCCGACGACCTCATCGTGCGCGCGGCGCGCCTGCTTCGGCAGCACACGGGCACGTCGTTCGGCGTGGAAATCGAGATCGACAAGCGTCTGCCGATGGGCGCGGGCCTCGGCGGAGGCAGTTCCGACGCGGCGACAACACTTTTGGCGTTAAATCGCCTATGGGGTGTTGATCTTTCGCGTGAGATTCTGCAGAATCTCGGCCTGCAACTCGGCGCGGACGTGCCGTTTTTTGTCTTCGGGCAAAATGCATTCGCAGAGGGTGTAGGTGAGGCGCTCCAGGCAGTCGATCTGCCAAAGCGCTTCTTCCTGGTCGTCACACCTAATGTTCACGTTCCGACCGCGGCGATTTTTTCGGAAAAAGCCTTGACAAGGGATACGAAAGTCGCCAAAATGATGGACTTTCTTGCAGCGCAAAGGTCAGACACTAACTGGCCGGACAGCTTCGGTCGAAATGACATGCAGGCTGTAGTTGCAGAAAAGTACGCGGAAGTTGCACAGGTGCTCGAGTGGTTTGTCAATCTCGCACCGGCGCGAATGACCGGATCTGGAGCAAGCGTGTTCGCCGCTTTCGCCAGCCGAGCCGAAGCAGAAATGGCGCAAGCCAAACTGCCGGCAAGCTGGAAAAGCGTAGTGACGGCAAGTCTGGATTCTCATCCTCTCTTCGCTTTCGCGTCATAG
- the lolB gene encoding lipoprotein insertase outer membrane protein LolB, whose amino-acid sequence MAFEFFAGAALRRGALGVAAAAALVMSGCAVQPRVPTTTNATTSLATQTSRAYHGRFAVQYNDQNGVQRNAYGNFEWQETGDTVTLQLRNPLGQTMAIVTSSPSLATLELPNRQPVSADNVSLLMQNTLGFALPVEGLRYWLQPSAAPSSRAQTTLDPESNNGRPKEIKQDGWTIDYLAYADAPATGVKRVNLMRNEPPLDIKLVLDQ is encoded by the coding sequence ATGGCATTCGAATTCTTTGCCGGCGCAGCGCTTCGACGCGGCGCGCTCGGCGTCGCGGCCGCCGCCGCGCTGGTGATGTCGGGTTGCGCGGTGCAGCCGCGCGTCCCCACTACAACGAACGCAACCACTTCGCTCGCGACGCAGACGAGCCGCGCGTATCACGGACGCTTCGCCGTGCAGTACAACGACCAGAACGGCGTGCAGCGCAACGCGTACGGCAACTTCGAGTGGCAGGAGACAGGCGACACCGTCACGCTGCAACTGCGCAATCCGCTCGGCCAGACGATGGCGATCGTCACGTCGTCGCCGTCGCTTGCCACGCTCGAACTTCCCAACCGCCAGCCAGTGAGCGCCGACAACGTCTCCCTGCTGATGCAGAACACGCTCGGCTTCGCGCTGCCCGTCGAAGGCCTGCGCTATTGGCTGCAGCCGTCGGCCGCGCCCAGTTCTCGCGCGCAGACGACGCTCGATCCCGAATCGAACAATGGCCGCCCGAAGGAAATCAAGCAGGACGGATGGACGATCGATTACCTCGCCTACGCCGACGCGCCCGCGACCGGGGTGAAGCGCGTGAATCTGATGCGCAACGAACCGCCGCTCGACATCAAGCTGGTGCTCGATCAATAA
- a CDS encoding tetratricopeptide repeat protein, which yields MNSFVMKLFAKRHAGLAHSFAVPMSRIAGAVALAMAALAFAPAHAQAPNASPVPSEDDQSDAQSAADLLTAPVSGAESQDLPNVAMSSQIVFQVLAAEVALQRGQPAPAYQTYLSLARDTHDPRFAQRATEIAIAAQSPNDALTSAQLWQQFAPHSERAAQLSASLLIVSGKPDDAKPTLERELSKVSPEQRGEAILSLQSLLARGPNRVGGLNVLKDLTKNDQDRPEVQLALARQQLIADDQPGAKASLEKALQLKPDYLPAALTLARMGPEERKEGIASFEKYLDKNPKSHDARLALAQLYLSSDRLDDAQKQFEIMRKNDPKDLTPLMALALINIQKKQFDKAQDFLNLYAKTAESTPGADPGQAYIYLAQLALEQKNEAAASQWLDKIPRTSQQYLPAQITRAQLLAKQGKVDDARALLGGLQSSDPRDLALLARTDSAILFEAHRYKEAEANLAKAVAAFPDDPDLIYDYAMAAEKNGHYDVMEAQLRTLMRTQPNNPQAYNALGYSLVDRNQRLDEAVKLIEKAVSLAPNDAFIMDSLGWARFRQGNSAEAEKILKNAYNLQPNAEIGAHLGEVQWKSGQQDQARDTWRQAQKLEPDNDTLVKTLKRLQVNDL from the coding sequence ATGAACTCGTTCGTCATGAAGCTGTTTGCGAAGCGTCACGCCGGCCTGGCGCATTCGTTCGCCGTGCCCATGTCGCGAATCGCCGGCGCCGTCGCGCTCGCGATGGCCGCGCTCGCATTTGCGCCCGCACACGCGCAGGCGCCGAACGCGTCGCCCGTTCCAAGCGAAGACGACCAGTCCGACGCACAAAGCGCGGCCGATCTGCTGACCGCACCGGTGAGCGGTGCTGAATCGCAGGACTTGCCGAACGTGGCAATGTCCAGCCAGATCGTGTTCCAGGTGCTGGCGGCCGAAGTCGCGCTGCAACGCGGCCAGCCTGCTCCCGCTTACCAGACCTATCTCTCTCTCGCCCGCGACACGCACGACCCGCGTTTCGCGCAGCGTGCGACCGAAATCGCGATCGCAGCGCAAAGCCCGAACGATGCGCTCACGTCGGCGCAGCTCTGGCAGCAGTTCGCGCCGCATTCGGAGCGCGCGGCGCAGTTGAGCGCATCGCTGCTGATCGTCAGCGGCAAGCCGGACGACGCCAAGCCCACGCTCGAGCGCGAACTCTCGAAGGTGTCGCCCGAACAGCGCGGCGAGGCCATTCTTTCCTTGCAGAGCCTGCTCGCGCGCGGACCGAATCGCGTCGGCGGGCTGAACGTGCTCAAGGATCTGACGAAAAACGATCAGGACCGGCCCGAAGTGCAGCTCGCGCTCGCACGCCAGCAATTGATCGCGGACGATCAGCCGGGCGCGAAGGCATCGCTCGAAAAGGCGCTGCAACTCAAGCCAGACTATCTGCCCGCCGCGCTCACGCTCGCGCGCATGGGCCCGGAGGAGCGCAAGGAAGGCATCGCTTCGTTCGAGAAGTATCTCGACAAGAACCCGAAATCGCATGATGCACGGCTCGCGCTTGCGCAGTTGTATCTGTCGTCCGACAGGCTCGACGACGCGCAGAAGCAGTTCGAGATCATGCGCAAGAACGACCCGAAAGACCTGACACCGTTGATGGCGCTCGCGCTCATCAACATTCAGAAGAAACAGTTCGACAAGGCGCAGGATTTTCTGAATCTTTACGCGAAGACGGCGGAAAGCACGCCGGGCGCGGACCCGGGCCAGGCGTACATCTATCTCGCGCAACTGGCGCTGGAGCAGAAGAACGAGGCTGCCGCGAGCCAGTGGCTCGACAAGATTCCGCGCACGAGCCAGCAGTATCTGCCCGCGCAGATCACACGCGCGCAACTGCTCGCGAAGCAGGGCAAGGTGGACGACGCGCGTGCGCTGCTCGGCGGCCTGCAAAGTTCCGATCCGCGCGATCTCGCGCTGCTCGCGCGCACCGACTCCGCGATTCTGTTCGAGGCGCATCGCTACAAGGAAGCGGAAGCGAATCTCGCGAAAGCGGTCGCCGCGTTCCCCGACGATCCCGATCTCATCTACGACTACGCGATGGCCGCCGAAAAGAACGGTCATTACGACGTGATGGAAGCGCAATTGCGCACGCTGATGCGCACGCAGCCGAACAACCCGCAGGCGTACAACGCGCTCGGCTACTCGCTCGTCGACCGCAACCAGCGGCTCGACGAAGCGGTGAAGCTGATCGAAAAAGCGGTTTCGCTCGCGCCCAACGACGCGTTCATCATGGACAGCCTCGGCTGGGCGCGTTTCCGTCAGGGCAATTCGGCCGAAGCGGAGAAGATTCTCAAGAACGCATACAACCTTCAGCCGAATGCCGAAATAGGCGCGCATCTGGGCGAGGTGCAGTGGAAGTCCGGTCAGCAGGATCAGGCGCGCGACACGTGGCGGCAGGCGCAAAAGCTCGAACCGGACAACGACACGCTCGTCAAAACGCTAAAACGACTCCAGGTAAACGATCTTTGA
- the mutM gene encoding bifunctional DNA-formamidopyrimidine glycosylase/DNA-(apurinic or apyrimidinic site) lyase — MPELPEVEVTRRGIEPYVAGRRVEHVDVRTPALRWPIPPHLPKTLDHLKIERVERRGKYLLFETVEGWLIVHLGMTGTLRVLRHVPKPPEAAKHDHVDIVFDEFILRFRDPRRFGAILWHPRADGDVLDHPLLASLGVEPFSPEFSGTLLFRETRGRKVSVKQALLAGDIVVGVGNIYASESLFRAGIRPTTAAGRISLVRYDLLADAVRVTLAAAIDKGGSTLRDFVGSNGESGYFQLDYFVYDRAGLPCHVCGTAIRQIVQGQRSTYFCPRCQR; from the coding sequence ATGCCCGAATTGCCGGAAGTCGAAGTCACCCGCCGGGGAATCGAACCCTATGTCGCCGGACGGCGTGTCGAGCACGTCGATGTACGCACGCCGGCGCTGCGCTGGCCGATCCCGCCGCATCTTCCGAAAACGCTCGATCATCTGAAGATCGAGCGGGTCGAGCGGCGCGGCAAGTATCTGCTGTTCGAGACGGTGGAAGGGTGGCTGATCGTACATCTCGGCATGACGGGCACATTGCGCGTGCTGCGTCACGTGCCGAAGCCGCCCGAGGCGGCGAAACACGATCACGTCGATATCGTGTTCGACGAGTTCATCCTGCGCTTTCGCGATCCGCGCCGCTTCGGTGCGATCCTCTGGCATCCGCGCGCGGACGGCGACGTCCTCGATCATCCGCTGCTCGCGAGTCTGGGCGTCGAGCCGTTCTCGCCGGAGTTCTCCGGCACGCTGCTGTTTCGCGAGACGCGCGGGCGCAAGGTGTCGGTGAAGCAGGCGCTGCTGGCGGGCGATATCGTCGTGGGCGTGGGGAACATCTATGCATCGGAGAGCCTCTTTCGCGCGGGCATCCGGCCGACCACCGCTGCCGGGCGCATCTCGCTCGTGCGCTACGATCTGCTCGCGGACGCAGTGCGCGTGACGCTCGCCGCCGCCATCGACAAGGGCGGCAGCACCTTGCGCGATTTTGTCGGCAGCAATGGCGAGTCGGGCTACTTCCAGCTCGACTATTTCGTCTATGATCGCGCGGGCCTGCCGTGCCACGTGTGCGGCACCGCGATCAGACAAATCGTCCAGGGACAGCGCTCCACGTACTTTTGCCCGCGCTGCCAACGCTAA
- the mutY gene encoding A/G-specific adenine glycosylase, producing MLALTDFSSRLIAWQRIHGRHDLPWQNTRDAYRIWLSEIMLQQTQVKTVLPYYARFLERFPTVTMLADAPIDDVMALWAGLGYYSRARNLHRCAQVVAHELGGAFPQTVDALAMLPGIGRSTAAAIASFAFGARATILDGNVKRVLARVFGIEGFPGEKRVENAMWALAESLLPDAANKDEVTAYTQGLMDLGATLCVRGKPDCARCPFASDCVAKVEGRQRELPAARPKKAVPTRKTWMLILKDGDSILLQKRPSIGIWGGLWSLPEAADEAALTEVAHNLGASRHPLQRLAPLSHAFTHFKLDIEPRLGEARETPRELMDTETVWAPLARIDSYGVPAPVRKLLDALSGSLI from the coding sequence ATGCTCGCTCTCACCGATTTTTCGTCGCGCCTCATCGCGTGGCAACGCATTCACGGCCGGCACGACCTGCCGTGGCAGAACACGCGCGACGCGTACCGCATCTGGCTGTCGGAGATCATGCTGCAGCAGACGCAGGTCAAGACCGTCCTTCCGTACTACGCGCGATTCCTCGAACGCTTTCCGACAGTGACCATGCTCGCCGATGCGCCCATCGACGACGTCATGGCGCTCTGGGCCGGGCTCGGCTACTACTCGCGCGCGCGCAATCTGCATCGCTGCGCGCAGGTGGTCGCGCACGAACTTGGCGGCGCGTTTCCGCAGACGGTCGATGCGCTCGCAATGCTGCCGGGCATCGGACGTTCGACGGCGGCGGCGATCGCGTCGTTCGCGTTCGGCGCGCGCGCGACGATCCTCGACGGCAACGTGAAACGCGTGCTCGCGCGCGTGTTCGGCATCGAGGGATTTCCGGGCGAGAAGCGCGTCGAGAATGCGATGTGGGCGCTCGCGGAATCGCTCTTGCCGGACGCCGCGAACAAGGACGAAGTGACCGCGTACACGCAGGGCCTGATGGATCTCGGCGCGACGCTCTGCGTGCGCGGCAAGCCGGATTGCGCGCGCTGTCCATTCGCATCGGATTGCGTGGCGAAGGTTGAAGGACGACAGCGAGAGTTGCCCGCCGCGCGCCCGAAGAAGGCCGTGCCGACGCGGAAGACGTGGATGCTGATCCTGAAGGACGGCGATTCGATCCTGCTGCAGAAGCGGCCTTCGATCGGCATCTGGGGCGGACTCTGGAGCCTGCCCGAAGCGGCGGACGAGGCCGCGCTGACGGAGGTCGCGCACAATCTCGGCGCGAGCCGTCACCCGCTTCAGCGTCTCGCGCCCTTGTCGCACGCGTTCACGCACTTCAAGCTGGATATCGAGCCGCGGCTCGGCGAAGCGCGCGAAACGCCGCGCGAGTTGATGGACACCGAAACCGTCTGGGCGCCGCTCGCGCGGATCGATTCATACGGTGTGCCCGCGCCGGTGCGCAAACTGCTCGACGCGCTGTCCGGCTCACTGATCTAA
- a CDS encoding LON peptidase substrate-binding domain-containing protein, which produces MSSNPVLADLPLFPLHTVLFPGGLLPLKIFEARYLDMARECLREKTPFGVCLLKSGHEVASPGDPSVPESIGCLAEISECDVDTFGLLLVQARGTARFKLTDHRVEPSNLIVGTAQLLGDDEPLQGAEALAKFGACAEVLERIVDTIKEREPQNLPFVEPFLYDDPTWVSNRLAEILPIPMRARQKLMELMDAGARIDVVHHYMQHHQLL; this is translated from the coding sequence ATGTCCTCGAATCCCGTTCTGGCCGACTTGCCGCTGTTTCCGCTTCACACCGTGCTGTTTCCCGGCGGCCTGCTGCCGCTCAAGATTTTCGAGGCGCGCTATCTGGACATGGCGCGCGAGTGTCTGCGCGAGAAAACGCCGTTCGGCGTGTGTCTGCTGAAGAGCGGGCACGAGGTCGCGTCGCCGGGCGATCCGTCGGTGCCGGAAAGCATCGGCTGCCTGGCCGAGATCTCGGAATGCGATGTCGATACCTTCGGCCTGCTGCTCGTTCAGGCGCGCGGCACTGCGCGCTTCAAACTGACGGATCATCGCGTGGAGCCGAGCAATCTGATCGTCGGCACGGCCCAGCTGCTGGGCGATGACGAACCACTCCAGGGCGCCGAGGCACTCGCGAAGTTCGGCGCATGCGCGGAAGTGCTGGAGCGCATCGTCGACACGATCAAGGAGCGCGAGCCGCAGAATCTTCCGTTCGTCGAACCGTTTCTATACGACGACCCCACCTGGGTATCCAACCGCCTCGCCGAAATCCTGCCGATTCCGATGCGCGCCCGCCAGAAGCTGATGGAATTGATGGATGCCGGCGCGCGCATCGACGTGGTGCATCACTACATGCAGCACCATCAGTTGCTTTAG
- the rapZ gene encoding RNase adapter RapZ: MRIILITGISGSGKSVALNALEDGGYYCVDNLPPRFLPELAAYLAKEGQARLAVAIDARSSLSLDEVPAIIRQLSSDYDLRVLFLNASTQSLIQRFSETRRRHPLSGPPMREADVGVLNSLAEAIERERELVAGLAEYGHQIDTSNLRANVLRAWVKRFVETEAADLTLMFESFGFKRGVPLDADLVFDVRTLPNPYYDRELRPFTGLDQPIIDFLTAQPLVGEMIDDIGAFVGKWLPRFRDDNRSYLTVAIGCTGGQHRSVFIAEALAARFCETANVIVRHRDAPIPAG, from the coding sequence ATGCGTATCATCCTGATCACCGGCATCTCCGGTTCCGGCAAGTCCGTCGCGCTGAACGCCCTGGAAGATGGCGGCTACTATTGCGTCGACAACCTGCCGCCGCGTTTTCTGCCCGAACTCGCCGCCTATCTCGCGAAGGAAGGCCAGGCACGCCTCGCCGTCGCGATCGACGCGCGCTCGAGCCTCTCGCTCGATGAAGTGCCGGCCATCATCCGTCAGCTATCGAGCGATTACGACTTGCGCGTGCTGTTTCTCAACGCGAGCACGCAATCGCTGATTCAACGCTTCTCCGAGACGCGCCGGCGGCATCCGTTGTCCGGCCCGCCGATGCGCGAAGCCGATGTCGGCGTGCTGAACTCGCTCGCCGAAGCGATCGAGCGTGAGCGTGAACTGGTAGCGGGTCTCGCCGAGTACGGCCATCAGATCGACACGAGCAACCTGCGCGCGAACGTGCTGCGGGCATGGGTCAAGCGCTTCGTCGAAACCGAAGCCGCCGACCTCACGCTGATGTTCGAGTCGTTCGGTTTCAAGCGCGGCGTGCCGCTCGACGCCGATCTCGTGTTCGACGTGCGCACGCTGCCGAACCCCTACTACGACCGCGAACTGCGCCCGTTCACGGGCCTCGACCAGCCGATCATCGATTTCCTCACCGCGCAGCCGCTGGTCGGCGAGATGATCGACGATATCGGCGCGTTCGTCGGCAAATGGCTGCCGCGCTTTCGCGACGACAACCGCAGCTATCTCACCGTTGCGATCGGCTGCACGGGCGGCCAGCATCGCTCGGTGTTCATCGCGGAGGCGCTCGCCGCGCGCTTTTGCGAGACGGCAAACGTGATCGTGCGGCATCGTGACGCGCCCATCCCGGCTGGGTGA
- the hprK gene encoding HPr(Ser) kinase/phosphatase — translation MDTSSINAQSIFDDNAATLKLSWLTGHEGWERGFSSETVANATSSADLVGHLNLIHPNRIQVLGDAEINYYQRQSDEDRSRHMAELIALEPPFLVVAGEVGAPPELVLRCTRSSTPLFTTRMSAAAVIDSLRAYMSRILAPRATLHGVFIDILGMGVLLTGDSGLGKSELGLELISRGHGLVADDAVDFVRLGPDFVEGRCPPLLQNLLEVRGLGLLDIKTIFGETAVRRKMKLKLIVQLVRRPDGEFQRLPLESQTVDVLGLPISKVTIQVAAGRNLAVLVEAAVRNTILQLRGIDTLRDFMDRQRLAMQDPDSQFPGKLI, via the coding sequence ATGGATACGTCCAGCATCAACGCCCAAAGCATTTTCGACGACAACGCCGCCACTCTGAAGCTCAGCTGGCTCACCGGGCACGAGGGCTGGGAACGCGGATTCTCGAGTGAGACGGTCGCCAACGCGACATCGAGCGCGGACCTCGTCGGCCACTTGAACCTGATTCACCCGAACCGTATCCAGGTGCTCGGCGACGCCGAGATCAACTACTACCAGCGCCAGTCCGACGAAGACCGCTCGCGCCACATGGCCGAACTGATCGCGCTCGAGCCGCCGTTTCTCGTGGTCGCGGGCGAAGTCGGCGCGCCGCCGGAACTCGTCCTGCGTTGCACGCGCTCGTCGACGCCGCTTTTCACCACGCGCATGTCGGCGGCGGCGGTGATCGACAGCCTGCGCGCGTACATGTCGCGCATCCTCGCGCCGCGCGCGACGCTGCACGGCGTGTTCATCGACATTCTCGGCATGGGCGTGCTGCTCACCGGCGATTCCGGTCTCGGCAAAAGCGAACTCGGGCTCGAACTCATCAGCCGCGGACATGGCCTCGTGGCCGATGACGCCGTCGATTTCGTGCGCCTCGGCCCCGACTTCGTGGAAGGCCGCTGCCCGCCGCTCCTGCAGAATCTGCTCGAAGTGCGCGGCCTCGGGCTGCTCGACATCAAGACGATCTTCGGTGAAACCGCCGTGCGCCGGAAGATGAAGCTCAAGCTGATCGTGCAACTCGTGCGCCGCCCGGACGGCGAATTCCAGCGCCTGCCGCTGGAGAGCCAGACTGTTGACGTGCTCGGCCTGCCCATCAGCAAGGTGACAATTCAGGTGGCGGCGGGCCGCAACCTCGCCGTGCTGGTCGAGGCCGCCGTGCGCAATACGATTCTGCAGCTGCGCGGCATCGACACCCTGCGCGATTTCATGGATCGTCAACGCCTTGCGATGCAGGACCCCGACAGCCAGTTTCCCGGCAAACTGATCTGA
- the ptsN gene encoding PTS IIA-like nitrogen regulatory protein PtsN, producing the protein MRSYQATHQPANMNRLAKFLPIENVVLGLSVTSKKRVFEQAGLIFENQNGIARSIVTDNLFARERLGSTGLGEGVAIPHGRIKGLKQPLAAFVRLAEPVAFESPDGQPVSLLIFLLVPEQATQQHLEILSEIAQLLSDSDARERLHKEENRDALYQVLTQWQP; encoded by the coding sequence ATGAGGAGCTATCAGGCCACGCATCAGCCTGCCAACATGAATCGTTTAGCCAAATTTCTTCCCATCGAGAACGTCGTTCTCGGACTGTCCGTTACCAGCAAGAAGCGTGTATTCGAGCAAGCGGGCCTGATCTTCGAGAACCAGAACGGCATCGCCCGCAGCATCGTCACCGACAATCTCTTCGCTCGTGAGCGCCTCGGCTCGACTGGCCTCGGCGAAGGCGTCGCGATTCCGCACGGCCGCATCAAGGGGCTGAAGCAACCGCTCGCCGCCTTCGTGCGCCTCGCCGAACCGGTCGCGTTCGAATCGCCCGACGGCCAGCCGGTCTCTCTGCTGATCTTCCTGCTCGTGCCCGAGCAGGCGACGCAACAGCATCTGGAAATTCTCTCGGAGATCGCGCAACTGCTCTCCGACAGCGACGCGCGCGAGCGTCTGCACAAGGAAGAAAATCGTGACGCGCTTTATCAAGTGCTCACGCAATGGCAACCGTGA
- the raiA gene encoding ribosome-associated translation inhibitor RaiA has protein sequence MNLKISGHHLELTPALREYVITKLDRVLRHFDQVIDGNVVLSVDNHREKEKRQKAEINLHLKGKDIFIESCDADMYAAIDLMVDKLDRQVIKHKGKIQGHAHESVKYRGEPQEVEAPSQ, from the coding sequence ATGAATCTGAAGATCAGTGGACACCACCTCGAATTGACGCCTGCGTTGCGCGAGTACGTGATCACGAAACTGGACAGGGTGCTCCGTCATTTCGATCAAGTGATCGACGGCAACGTTGTCCTCTCGGTCGACAATCATAGGGAAAAGGAAAAGAGGCAGAAGGCAGAAATCAACCTGCACCTAAAGGGTAAGGACATTTTTATCGAGAGTTGTGACGCTGATATGTACGCGGCGATCGACCTGATGGTCGACAAGCTCGACCGGCAGGTCATCAAGCACAAGGGCAAGATCCAGGGTCATGCCCACGAGTCGGTGAAGTATCGCGGCGAACCGCAGGAAGTGGAAGCGCCGTCGCAGTGA